The Klebsiella africana sequence GGTGACACCCCTACCCCTTAATCACTCGAAGCTCACCTTTGGTTATCTGCTGGAGTCGGCCCACAGCCGGGTGGCCTGGCTCTCGGATACCGCCGGGCTGCCGGACAAAACGCTGAAGTTTTTACTCAACAACCGCCCGCAGGCGATGATCATCGATTGCAGTCATGAGCCGCGCGCGCAGACTCCGCGTAACCATAACGATCTAAACACCGTCCGCAGCCTTAACCAGGTGATTGGCTGTCCGCGCGTGATCCTCACCCATATCAGCCACCAGTTTGACGTCTGGATGATGGATAACCCGCTACCGACAGGTTTCGAAGCGGGCTATGACGGGATGGAAATCGTGCTAGATTAAGTGCTGGTCCGTTGCGGGGCGATCAGTAGCTATCATCCAGACGACGCTGGTCGCTTTCTAACTGACGACGATCCTGATCGAGCTGACGCTGGCGTTCATCCAGCTGGCGGCGGCGGTCGTCAAGCTGGCGCTGGCGATCGTTATATTGCTGCTGATTATCCCTACGCTGCTGACGGCTGCCCTGATAGCTGCCGTCATCATACCGGCCATCATCATCATATCTGTCG is a genomic window containing:
- the yjdP gene encoding DDRRRQL repeat protein YjdP, with the translated sequence MKRYATALLFCTLSLTSLAARADIIDDAIGNIQQAINDAYNPGSNRSDDDDRYDDDGRYDDGSYQGSRQQRRDNQQQYNDRQRQLDDRRRQLDERQRQLDQDRRQLESDQRRLDDSY